The following coding sequences lie in one Liolophura sinensis isolate JHLJ2023 chromosome 4, CUHK_Ljap_v2, whole genome shotgun sequence genomic window:
- the LOC135464564 gene encoding ubiquitin-conjugating enzyme E2 G2 produces the protein MAGSALKRLMAEYKQLTLNPPEGIIAGPINEENFFEWEALIMGPEETCFEGGVFPAELQFPTDYPLSPPKMKFTCDIFHPNIYPDGRVCISILHAPGDDPMGYETSAERWSPVQSVEKILLSVVSMLSEPNDESAANVDAAKIWREDRQRFEEIADRTVRKSLGL, from the exons ATGGCAGGATCTGCGTTGAAACGCCTTATGGCTGAATACAAGC AGCTGACATTAAACCCACCTGAAGGAATCATAGCTGGGCCAATAAATGAGGAGAACTTCTTTGAATGGGAAGCCCTGATAAT GGGACCAGAAGAGACATGTTTTGAAGGTGGTGTGTTCCCCGCAGAACTTCAGTTTCCTACAGACTATCCTCTTAGTCccccaaaaatgaaatttacttGTGATATTTTCCACCCAAACA TTTACCCAGATGGCAGGGTTTGTATTTCCATTCTCCATGCTCCAGGAGATGATCCAATGGGCTACGAAACCAGTGCAGAGAGATGGAGTCCCGTACAGAGTGTGGAaaaaatacttttgtctgtTGTCAGTATGTTGTCTG AACCTAACGATGAAAGTGCAGCAAATGTTGATGCAGCAAAAATTTGGAGAGAAGATCGACAAAGATTTGAAGAAATTGCGGACAGAACTGTGCGGAAATCATTAGGATTGTAA